A genomic region of Streptomyces sp. NBC_00247 contains the following coding sequences:
- the nth gene encoding endonuclease III produces MPKSAASKSAASKPPASKPVRAKQAKPESHLAMVRRARRINRELAEVYPYAHPELDFRNPFELLVATVLSAQTTDLRVNQTTPALFAAYPTPEDMAAAVPEDMEELIRPTGFFRAKTRSLLGLSAAIRDNFGGEVPGRLDDLVTLPGVGRKTANVVLGNAFGVPGITVDTHFGRLVRRWKWTDEEDPVKVEAVVAEIFPKSEWTMLSHRVVFHGRRICHSRKPACGACPIAPLCPSYGEGETDPARAGKLLKYEKGGYPGQRLSPPADYPGEPAPGLGGREAAAQEAALASAREDAGGDAAGRAARGSKTAPGAGAE; encoded by the coding sequence GTGCCGAAGTCCGCGGCGTCGAAGTCCGCGGCGTCGAAGCCTCCGGCCTCGAAGCCCGTACGGGCCAAGCAGGCCAAGCCCGAGTCGCATCTGGCGATGGTCCGCCGTGCCCGGCGGATCAACCGTGAGCTGGCCGAGGTCTATCCGTACGCTCATCCGGAACTGGACTTCCGCAATCCCTTCGAGCTGCTCGTCGCCACCGTGCTCTCCGCGCAGACCACCGACCTGAGGGTCAACCAGACCACCCCCGCGCTCTTCGCCGCCTACCCCACCCCCGAGGACATGGCGGCCGCCGTCCCGGAGGACATGGAGGAGCTGATCCGGCCGACCGGGTTCTTCCGGGCGAAGACCAGGTCGCTCCTCGGCCTCTCGGCGGCGATCCGGGACAACTTCGGCGGCGAGGTGCCCGGTCGGCTCGATGACCTGGTGACCTTGCCCGGCGTCGGCCGCAAGACGGCCAACGTGGTCCTCGGCAACGCCTTCGGGGTCCCCGGCATCACCGTCGACACCCACTTCGGCCGACTGGTACGCCGGTGGAAGTGGACCGACGAGGAAGACCCGGTGAAGGTCGAGGCGGTGGTCGCCGAGATCTTCCCGAAGAGCGAGTGGACGATGCTCTCGCACCGGGTCGTCTTCCACGGCCGCCGGATCTGCCACTCCCGCAAGCCCGCGTGCGGCGCGTGTCCGATCGCGCCGCTCTGCCCCTCGTACGGCGAGGGGGAGACGGACCCTGCGAGGGCCGGGAAGCTGCTGAAGTACGAGAAGGGTGGCTATCCCGGACAGCGCCTGAGCCCGCCCGCCGACTATCCGGGCGAACCCGCGCCGGGATTGGGCGGGCGGGAGGCGGCCGCGCAGGAAGCCGCCCTGGCGTCCGCGCGGGAGGACGCCGGCGGGGACGCGGCGGGCCGGGCCGCGCGTGGATCGAAGACCGCGCCGGGTGCGGGAGCCGAATGA
- a CDS encoding Crp/Fnr family transcriptional regulator — translation MDDVLRRAPLFAALDDEQAAELRASMSEVTLARGDALFHEGDPGDRLYVVTDGKVKLHRTSPDGRENMLAVLGPGELIGELSLFDPGPRTATATALTEVKLLGLGHGDLQPWLNARPEVATALLRAVARRLRKTNDQMSDLVFSDVPGRVARALLDLSRRFGVQSEEGIHVVHDLTQEELAQLVGASRETVNKALADFAGRGWLRLEARAVILLDVERLAKRSR, via the coding sequence GTGGACGACGTTCTACGACGCGCCCCGCTTTTCGCGGCGCTCGATGACGAGCAGGCCGCGGAACTCCGCGCCTCGATGAGTGAGGTGACCCTCGCGCGCGGAGACGCGCTTTTCCACGAGGGTGACCCCGGCGACCGCCTGTACGTGGTCACCGACGGCAAGGTGAAGCTCCACCGCACCTCCCCCGACGGGCGCGAGAACATGCTCGCCGTCCTCGGTCCGGGTGAGCTGATCGGTGAGCTGTCGCTGTTCGACCCGGGTCCGCGTACGGCCACCGCCACGGCGCTCACCGAGGTCAAGCTGCTCGGTCTCGGCCACGGCGATCTGCAGCCCTGGCTGAACGCCCGGCCGGAGGTCGCCACCGCGTTGCTGCGCGCCGTCGCCCGCCGCCTGCGCAAGACCAACGACCAGATGTCCGACCTGGTCTTCTCCGACGTGCCGGGCCGTGTGGCCCGCGCCCTCCTGGACCTGTCGCGCCGCTTCGGCGTCCAGTCCGAGGAAGGCATCCACGTCGTCCACGACCTCACCCAGGAGGAGCTGGCCCAGCTGGTCGGCGCCTCCCGCGAGACGGTCAACAAGGCACTCGCGGACTTCGCGGGCCGCGGCTGGCTCCGCCTGGAGGCCCGCGCCGTGATCCTGCTCGACGTCGAGCGTCTGGCGAAGCGCTCGCGCTGA
- a CDS encoding MBL fold metallo-hydrolase: MSDAALLPGQPRGQVVSGPATARAVNVLAPNASAMTLDGTNTWILAEPDSDLAVVVDPGPLDDTHLRAVIDTAARAGRRIALTLLTHGHPDHAEGAARFAALTRTKVRALDPALRLGDEGLATGDVVTTGGLELRVVPTPGHTADSLSFHLPADGAVLTGDTILGRGTTVVAHPDGRLGDYLDTLRRLRSLTTDDGVHTVLPGHGPVLEDAQGAVEFYLAHRAHRLAQVETAVESGLLTPSEVVARVYADVDRSLWPAAELSVRAQLEYLGEHGLI, translated from the coding sequence ATGAGCGACGCCGCACTGCTGCCCGGACAGCCCCGCGGGCAGGTCGTCTCCGGCCCCGCCACTGCCCGCGCGGTCAACGTCCTGGCCCCCAACGCCTCCGCGATGACCCTGGACGGCACCAACACCTGGATCCTGGCCGAACCGGACTCGGACCTCGCGGTCGTCGTGGACCCGGGACCGCTGGACGACACCCACCTGCGCGCCGTGATCGACACCGCCGCCCGGGCCGGCCGGCGCATCGCGCTCACCCTGCTCACGCACGGCCACCCGGACCACGCCGAAGGCGCGGCCCGCTTCGCCGCACTGACGCGCACGAAAGTACGCGCGCTCGACCCCGCGCTGCGGCTCGGCGATGAAGGACTGGCGACCGGGGACGTCGTCACCACCGGAGGGCTCGAACTCCGGGTCGTCCCCACGCCCGGACACACCGCCGACTCGCTCTCGTTCCACCTGCCCGCGGACGGCGCGGTGCTGACCGGCGACACCATCCTCGGCCGGGGTACGACCGTCGTCGCGCATCCGGACGGACGGCTCGGCGACTACCTCGACACTCTGCGGCGGCTGCGCTCGCTGACCACGGACGACGGGGTCCACACGGTCCTGCCGGGCCACGGTCCGGTGCTGGAGGACGCCCAGGGGGCGGTGGAGTTCTACCTCGCGCACCGTGCCCACCGGCTGGCCCAGGTGGAGACGGCCGTGGAGTCGGGGCTGCTCACGCCGTCCGAGGTGGTCGCCCGGGTCTACGCGGACGTGGACCGGTCCCTGTGGCCTGCGGCCGAGCTGTCCGTACGGGCACAGCTGGAGTACCTGGGCGAGCACGGGCTGATCTGA
- a CDS encoding NUDIX hydrolase produces the protein MSQGQWYPPEWPDRIRALATGELTAVVPRRAATVMLLRDSADAGTGAGAGTGAEAAGAGPAVHMLRRRTTMAFAGGAYAYPGGGVDPRDDDHVVGWAGPSLESWAARLGVPSAAEAQAIVCAAVRETFEEAGVLLAGPTPDTVVGDTTGADWEADRAALVARDISFAGFLERRRLVLRSDLLGAWARWITPEFETRRYDTWFFVAALPAGQLTRNVSTEADRSVWITPADATAGHASGELQMMPPTVTTLRSLLPYRTAGEALRAAGAQDLAPVLARARLEGDELVLIWPGHDELTTPVPPAGPRAGGTA, from the coding sequence ATGTCCCAAGGTCAGTGGTACCCACCGGAATGGCCCGACCGGATCAGAGCCCTCGCCACGGGCGAGCTGACGGCCGTGGTTCCCCGGCGCGCCGCCACCGTGATGCTGCTGCGGGATTCCGCGGACGCCGGCACCGGGGCGGGAGCCGGCACCGGGGCGGAGGCCGCCGGCGCCGGGCCGGCCGTCCACATGCTGCGACGCCGTACCACCATGGCCTTCGCCGGAGGCGCGTACGCCTATCCGGGCGGCGGGGTGGACCCGCGCGACGACGACCACGTGGTCGGCTGGGCCGGACCGTCCCTGGAGAGCTGGGCCGCACGACTCGGTGTCCCGAGCGCGGCTGAGGCCCAGGCCATCGTGTGCGCGGCCGTCCGGGAGACCTTCGAAGAGGCCGGCGTTCTGCTCGCGGGCCCCACCCCCGACACCGTCGTCGGCGACACCACGGGCGCGGACTGGGAGGCGGACCGCGCGGCGCTCGTCGCCCGGGACATCTCCTTCGCCGGGTTCCTGGAGCGCCGGCGGCTCGTCCTGCGCTCCGACCTGCTGGGCGCCTGGGCCCGGTGGATCACCCCGGAGTTCGAGACCCGGCGCTACGACACCTGGTTCTTCGTCGCGGCGCTCCCGGCGGGCCAGCTCACCCGGAACGTCTCGACCGAGGCCGACCGGTCGGTGTGGATCACCCCCGCCGACGCCACCGCGGGCCACGCGAGCGGCGAGCTGCAGATGATGCCGCCCACCGTGACCACCCTGCGTTCGCTCCTGCCGTACCGGACGGCCGGAGAGGCGCTGAGGGCGGCCGGGGCCCAGGACCTCGCCCCCGTGCTCGCGCGAGCACGGCTGGAGGGCGACGAGCTGGTGCTGATCTGGCCGGGACACGACGAACTCACCACCCCCGTCCCGCCCGCGGGACCCCGAGCCGGAGGAACGGCATGA
- a CDS encoding RidA family protein, producing MAGTVEARIAELGLALPDVVPPLATYQPAVQSGVYVYTSGQLPMVEGRLGVTGKVGGEVTAEEAKDLARVCALNALAAVKSVVGDLDRIARVVKVVGFVASASDFTGQPGVINGASELLGEVLGDKGVHARSAVGVAVLPLDAPVEVEIQVELVSA from the coding sequence GTGGCGGGCACCGTCGAGGCGAGGATCGCCGAGCTCGGGCTCGCCCTGCCGGACGTCGTTCCGCCGCTGGCCACTTATCAGCCGGCCGTGCAGTCCGGGGTGTACGTGTACACCTCGGGCCAGCTGCCGATGGTCGAGGGCCGGCTCGGTGTGACCGGCAAGGTCGGCGGCGAGGTGACGGCCGAGGAGGCCAAGGACCTCGCCCGGGTCTGCGCGCTCAACGCCCTCGCGGCCGTGAAGTCGGTCGTCGGCGACCTGGACCGGATCGCCCGGGTCGTCAAGGTCGTCGGGTTCGTCGCCTCCGCCTCCGACTTCACCGGACAGCCCGGCGTGATCAACGGCGCCAGCGAGCTGCTGGGCGAGGTGCTCGGCGACAAGGGCGTGCACGCCCGCAGCGCCGTCGGCGTCGCGGTACTGCCGCTCGACGCTCCGGTCGAGGTCGAGATCCAGGTCGAGCTGGTCTCCGCCTGA
- a CDS encoding DUF4177 domain-containing protein: protein MTKWEYATVPLLVHATKQILDTWGEDGWELVQVVPGPNNPEQLVAYLKREKA from the coding sequence ATGACCAAGTGGGAATACGCGACCGTGCCGCTCCTCGTGCACGCGACCAAGCAGATTCTGGACACCTGGGGCGAGGACGGCTGGGAGCTGGTCCAGGTCGTGCCCGGGCCGAACAACCCCGAGCAGCTCGTGGCCTACCTGAAGCGGGAGAAGGCATAG
- a CDS encoding ArsA-related P-loop ATPase translates to MSRFQVVSGKGGTGKTTVAAALALALAAEGRRTLLVEVEGRGGIAELFGASATPYEERRIADVPGGGEVFALAIDAEQALLDYLQMFYKLGSAGRALKKLGAIDFATTIAPGVRDVLLTGKACEAVRRKDKQGRFVYDHVIMDAPPTGRITRFLNVNDEVAGLARIGPIHHQAQSVMRVLKSPDTAVHLVTLLEEMPVQETADGIEELRGAQLPVGRVIVNMVRPHLLDEEALSTASGARRKEIAKTLTRAGVTGSAALVRPLIAQAAEHAQRVGLEREQRAVLAGLGLPTDELPLMGEGIDLAALHVLAGELRKQGAGEEEAS, encoded by the coding sequence GTGAGCAGGTTCCAGGTCGTCAGCGGCAAGGGCGGCACCGGTAAGACGACGGTGGCCGCCGCCCTCGCGCTCGCCCTCGCGGCCGAGGGCCGGCGCACCCTCCTCGTGGAGGTGGAGGGACGCGGCGGCATCGCCGAGCTTTTCGGCGCGAGCGCCACTCCATACGAGGAACGCAGGATCGCCGACGTGCCGGGTGGTGGCGAGGTGTTCGCGCTGGCCATCGACGCCGAGCAGGCGCTCCTCGACTACCTCCAGATGTTCTACAAGCTCGGCAGCGCGGGCCGGGCACTCAAGAAACTCGGCGCGATCGACTTCGCCACCACCATCGCGCCCGGAGTCCGCGACGTCCTGCTGACCGGCAAGGCGTGCGAAGCCGTGCGCCGTAAGGACAAGCAGGGTCGTTTCGTCTACGACCACGTGATCATGGACGCGCCGCCCACCGGCCGGATCACCCGCTTCCTCAACGTCAACGACGAGGTGGCCGGGCTGGCCCGGATCGGCCCGATACACCACCAGGCGCAGTCCGTGATGCGGGTCCTCAAGTCCCCCGACACCGCGGTCCATCTGGTGACCCTGCTGGAGGAGATGCCGGTGCAGGAGACCGCGGACGGCATCGAGGAACTGCGCGGCGCCCAGCTCCCGGTGGGCCGGGTGATCGTCAACATGGTCCGCCCCCACCTGCTCGACGAGGAAGCGCTGAGCACCGCGTCGGGCGCGCGCCGCAAGGAGATCGCGAAGACGCTGACCCGGGCCGGCGTCACCGGGTCGGCGGCCCTGGTCCGCCCGCTGATCGCGCAGGCGGCCGAGCACGCGCAGCGGGTCGGCCTGGAACGCGAGCAGCGGGCCGTACTGGCCGGGCTCGGGCTGCCCACGGACGAGCTGCCGCTGATGGGCGAGGGCATCGACCTCGCCGCACTGCACGTCCTGGCCGGGGAGCTCCGCAAACAGGGCGCAGGGGAAGAGGAGGCATCATGA
- a CDS encoding ArsA family ATPase, whose product MTRASGAAPGPTGGGGARAVGGTEAVDGTEPVDGTEAASGPVRAPGLDTDALLDDPGIRIVVCCGSGGVGKTTTAAALGVRAAERGRKVVVLTIDPARRLAQSMGIDRLDNVPRRVEDIAGEGELHAMMLDMKRTFDETVEAHADAERARAILENPFYQSLSAGFAGTQEYMAMEKLGQLRARDEWDLIIVDTPPSRSALDFLDAPKRLGSFLDGTFIRLLMAPAKMGGRAGMKFLNVGMSMMTGTLGKLLGGQFLRDVQTFVAAMDSMFGGFRTRADATYQLLQAPGTAFLVVATPERDALREAAYFVERLAAERMPLAGLVLNRAHGSEASRLTAEQALAAAENLEAASMVDQAAGKTGLRDPAVALSPEASPESAESSPLTGKDGAPAVPVVAIEELTEGLLRLHAERMQVVARERLTREHFTAAHPEVLVTEVAALPGDVHDLAGLRTVGDRLAAGAAGRDPAGPA is encoded by the coding sequence ATGACGCGGGCGTCCGGCGCCGCACCCGGCCCGACGGGCGGGGGCGGCGCGCGAGCGGTGGGCGGCACGGAAGCGGTGGACGGTACCGAGCCGGTGGACGGTACGGAAGCGGCGAGCGGCCCGGTGCGCGCGCCGGGCCTCGACACCGACGCGCTGCTCGACGACCCCGGCATCCGGATCGTGGTGTGCTGCGGCTCCGGCGGTGTCGGCAAGACGACCACGGCCGCGGCGCTCGGTGTACGGGCGGCGGAGCGCGGGCGCAAGGTGGTCGTCCTCACCATCGACCCGGCGCGACGGCTCGCCCAGTCCATGGGCATCGACCGGCTCGACAACGTCCCGCGCCGGGTCGAGGACATCGCCGGCGAGGGCGAACTGCACGCCATGATGCTCGACATGAAGCGGACCTTCGACGAGACGGTCGAGGCGCACGCGGACGCCGAGCGGGCCCGCGCCATCCTGGAGAACCCCTTCTACCAGTCCCTGTCGGCCGGGTTCGCGGGCACGCAGGAGTACATGGCGATGGAGAAGCTCGGGCAGCTGAGGGCGCGCGACGAATGGGACCTGATCATCGTCGACACCCCGCCCTCGCGCTCCGCCCTGGACTTCCTGGACGCGCCGAAACGGCTCGGGTCGTTCCTGGACGGCACCTTCATCCGACTGCTGATGGCGCCGGCGAAGATGGGCGGCCGGGCCGGGATGAAGTTCCTCAACGTGGGCATGTCGATGATGACGGGCACGCTCGGAAAGCTGTTGGGCGGCCAGTTCCTCCGGGACGTACAGACGTTCGTGGCCGCGATGGACTCGATGTTCGGCGGGTTCCGTACGCGGGCGGACGCCACCTACCAGCTGCTCCAGGCCCCGGGGACCGCGTTCCTGGTGGTCGCGACTCCGGAGCGGGACGCGCTGCGCGAGGCGGCGTACTTCGTGGAGCGGCTCGCCGCCGAACGCATGCCACTGGCGGGGCTGGTGCTCAACCGGGCGCACGGCAGCGAGGCCTCGCGCCTGACCGCCGAGCAGGCGCTCGCCGCCGCCGAAAATCTTGAGGCGGCGAGCATGGTGGATCAGGCTGCCGGGAAGACTGGTCTTCGTGACCCGGCGGTAGCCCTCTCTCCCGAGGCATCCCCCGAATCCGCTGAGTCCTCCCCCCTTACCGGCAAGGACGGCGCACCGGCGGTCCCCGTGGTCGCGATCGAGGAACTCACCGAAGGACTGCTGCGCCTGCACGCCGAACGCATGCAGGTCGTGGCCCGCGAGCGGCTCACCCGCGAGCACTTCACCGCCGCCCACCCGGAGGTCCTGGTGACGGAGGTGGCCGCGCTGCCGGGCGACGTGCACGATCTGGCGGGCCTGCGGACCGTGGGCGACCGCCTCGCGGCCGGCGCCGCGGGCCGCGATCCCGCCGGGCCGGCCTGA
- a CDS encoding WhiB family transcriptional regulator, whose protein sequence is MGWVTDWSAQAACRTTDPDELFVQGAAQNRAKAVCTGCPVRTECLADALDNHVEFGVWGGMTERERRALLRRRPTVTSWRRLLETARSEYERSTGMLPGVIEMDDDDFQETYAAVG, encoded by the coding sequence ATGGGCTGGGTAACCGACTGGAGTGCGCAGGCAGCCTGCCGCACTACCGATCCGGACGAGCTGTTCGTACAAGGGGCAGCACAGAACAGGGCCAAGGCGGTGTGCACCGGATGCCCGGTGCGGACGGAGTGCCTGGCCGACGCGCTCGACAACCACGTCGAGTTCGGCGTGTGGGGCGGCATGACGGAGCGGGAGCGCCGGGCACTGCTGCGCCGCCGCCCCACCGTCACGTCCTGGCGGCGTCTGCTGGAGACCGCGCGCAGTGAGTACGAGCGCTCGACCGGCATGCTGCCCGGGGTCATCGAGATGGACGACGACGACTTCCAGGAGACGTACGCCGCAGTGGGGTAA
- a CDS encoding transglycosylase domain-containing protein, with the protein MPKKRSGGGLTTTQQAAKFLGVAALSGAVLAGIALPAAGALGLAAKGTVEGFDEIPANLKTPPLSQRTTILDADGGAIATVYSRDRTVVPLKDISPYMQNAIVAIEDSRFYEHGAVDLKGILRAMNRNVQSGGTAEGASTLTQQYVKNVFVEEAGDDPEKVAEATQQTLGRKVRELKYAIQVEEELGKKKILENYLNITFFGQQAYGVEAASQRYFSKHAKDLKLEEAALLAGIVQSPSRYDPVNDEEEATKRRNTVLARMAATGSVSQAEADKAMAAPIKLKVKTPQNGCITAVSGAGFFCDYVRKVILSDPTFGKTSEDRSKLWNLGGLTIKTTLSPRAQEAADEAATAKVDKTDKVAASVVQVEPGTGKILSMGQSRPYGLDQKKHETVLNLAVGSAMGGSTYGFQVGSTFKPITAAAALEKGISPAQSFTTDHEITLPRQSFTTCSGAIAMDKDWLVGNETDEEKGTWDMTSALGKSINTYFAKLEQKAGLCNTVQMAKKVGYARGDGKTLGEDPSITLGGAESTPLGMAATYATFANRGTYCTPIAIQSITDANGKKLAVPKSSCSQAMSEKTADTVNQMLKGVVEDGTGTAAGLSDRDNAGKTGTTNDRKDAWFVGYTPNLSTAVWVGADIGKKIPMYDITIGGQYYDKVCGGCLPGPIWKIAMTGALDAGETPSFNTVAVPRGEEKGDKDKNKGRDEEGDDTGDDSTPTPGITVLPDFLGGNQGNQGGRHGGQDAGGNGP; encoded by the coding sequence ATGCCAAAAAAGCGCTCGGGCGGGGGTCTCACCACGACCCAGCAGGCCGCCAAGTTCCTCGGTGTCGCCGCGCTCTCCGGAGCTGTGCTGGCAGGCATCGCACTGCCGGCCGCGGGCGCACTGGGCCTCGCCGCCAAGGGGACGGTCGAGGGATTCGACGAGATCCCCGCCAACCTCAAGACACCACCGCTCAGCCAGCGCACCACGATCCTGGATGCCGACGGGGGTGCCATCGCGACGGTGTACTCCCGCGACCGCACCGTCGTGCCGCTCAAGGACATCTCCCCGTACATGCAGAACGCGATCGTCGCGATCGAGGACTCCCGCTTCTACGAGCACGGGGCGGTCGACCTCAAGGGCATCCTGCGCGCGATGAACCGCAACGTGCAGTCGGGCGGGACGGCGGAAGGCGCGTCGACCCTCACCCAGCAGTACGTGAAGAACGTGTTCGTCGAGGAGGCGGGCGACGACCCGGAGAAGGTCGCCGAGGCCACCCAGCAGACCCTGGGCCGCAAGGTCCGTGAGCTGAAGTACGCGATCCAGGTCGAAGAGGAGCTCGGCAAGAAGAAGATCCTCGAGAACTACCTCAACATCACGTTCTTCGGACAGCAGGCCTACGGCGTGGAGGCCGCCTCCCAGCGGTACTTCTCCAAGCACGCCAAGGACCTGAAGCTGGAGGAGGCCGCGCTCCTCGCCGGCATCGTCCAGTCGCCCAGCCGGTACGACCCCGTCAACGACGAGGAAGAGGCGACCAAGCGCCGCAACACGGTCCTCGCGCGCATGGCCGCGACCGGCAGCGTCTCGCAGGCCGAGGCCGACAAGGCCATGGCGGCGCCGATCAAGCTGAAGGTCAAGACCCCGCAGAACGGCTGCATCACCGCCGTCAGCGGCGCGGGCTTCTTCTGCGACTACGTACGCAAGGTCATCCTCTCCGATCCCACCTTCGGAAAGACGAGCGAGGACCGGTCGAAGCTCTGGAACCTCGGCGGTCTGACGATAAAGACCACGCTCTCCCCGCGCGCCCAGGAGGCCGCCGACGAGGCCGCCACCGCGAAGGTCGACAAGACCGACAAGGTCGCCGCCTCGGTGGTCCAGGTCGAGCCCGGCACCGGCAAGATCCTCTCGATGGGCCAGTCCCGCCCCTACGGCCTGGACCAGAAGAAGCACGAGACGGTTCTCAACCTCGCCGTCGGCTCCGCGATGGGCGGCTCCACCTACGGCTTCCAGGTCGGCTCGACCTTCAAGCCGATCACGGCGGCGGCGGCTCTGGAGAAGGGCATCAGCCCGGCCCAGTCCTTCACCACGGATCACGAGATCACGCTGCCGAGGCAGTCCTTCACCACCTGTTCGGGCGCCATCGCGATGGACAAGGACTGGCTCGTGGGGAACGAGACGGACGAGGAGAAGGGCACCTGGGACATGACCAGCGCCCTCGGCAAGTCCATCAACACCTACTTCGCGAAGCTGGAGCAGAAGGCCGGCCTCTGCAACACCGTCCAGATGGCGAAGAAGGTCGGCTACGCCCGCGGGGACGGCAAGACCCTCGGCGAGGACCCCTCGATCACCCTCGGTGGCGCGGAGAGCACCCCGCTCGGCATGGCCGCCACGTACGCGACGTTCGCCAACCGCGGCACGTACTGCACCCCGATCGCCATCCAGTCGATCACCGACGCCAACGGCAAGAAGCTCGCCGTTCCGAAGTCGAGCTGTTCGCAGGCGATGAGCGAGAAGACCGCGGACACGGTCAACCAGATGCTGAAGGGTGTCGTCGAGGACGGCACCGGTACGGCGGCCGGGCTGAGTGACCGTGACAACGCGGGCAAGACCGGTACGACGAACGACCGCAAGGACGCCTGGTTCGTCGGCTACACCCCGAACCTGTCGACGGCCGTCTGGGTCGGTGCCGACATCGGCAAGAAGATCCCGATGTACGACATCACGATCGGCGGACAGTACTACGACAAGGTCTGTGGTGGCTGTCTGCCCGGCCCGATCTGGAAGATCGCGATGACCGGCGCCCTCGATGCCGGTGAGACCCCCTCCTTCAACACCGTCGCGGTCCCGCGCGGTGAGGAGAAGGGCGACAAGGACAAGAACAAGGGCCGCGACGAGGAAGGCGACGACACCGGCGACGACTCCACCCCGACGCCCGGCATCACCGTGCTGCCGGACTTCCTCGGCGGCAACCAGGGCAACCAGGGCGGCCGGCACGGCGGTCAGGACGCAGGCGGCAACGGGCCGTGA
- a CDS encoding GatB/YqeY domain-containing protein, which yields MTTLKSKLKEDLTTAMKARDELTSSTLRLTLTAITKEEVSGKTARELSDDEVQKVIAKEAKKRREAAEAFAQGGRTEQAEREKAEGELLDAYLPKQLSDEELDSIVGSAVAEAKAAGAEGPRAMGAVMKIVSPKVAGLAEGGRVAAAVKKSLAG from the coding sequence ATGACCACGCTCAAGTCCAAGCTCAAGGAAGACCTCACCACCGCCATGAAGGCGCGCGACGAGCTGACCTCGTCCACCCTTCGGCTGACCCTCACCGCGATCACCAAGGAGGAGGTGAGCGGGAAGACCGCTCGCGAACTCTCCGACGACGAGGTGCAGAAGGTCATCGCCAAGGAGGCGAAGAAGCGCCGCGAGGCGGCGGAGGCCTTCGCCCAGGGCGGGCGGACGGAGCAGGCCGAGCGGGAGAAGGCCGAGGGCGAACTGCTCGACGCGTACCTGCCCAAGCAGCTCTCCGACGAAGAGCTCGACTCGATCGTCGGCTCCGCCGTGGCGGAGGCGAAGGCCGCCGGTGCCGAGGGCCCCCGCGCCATGGGCGCCGTGATGAAGATCGTCAGCCCGAAGGTCGCGGGTCTCGCCGAGGGCGGCCGGGTCGCCGCCGCGGTGAAGAAGTCCCTCGCGGGCTGA
- a CDS encoding metallophosphoesterase — translation MRARYGVPLKVAAAGAAVGAAGLAYAAGFEARSFRLRRVTVPVLPPGARPLRVLQISDVHMVSGQRKKRAWLQSLAGLRPDFVVNTGDNLSDPEAVPELLDALGPLMELPGVYVFGSNDYYGPKLRNPVRYLKEKAAGKHGLNGNAPATNVVHNPWEPMRDAFDDAGWIGLSNTRGRLKLDGLDIAFTGLDDPHIKRDRYAEVSGGPETGADLSIGVVHAPYLRSLDAFTKDGYPLILAGHTHGGQLCIPFYGALVTNCDLDTDRVKGLSSHTADGNRAYLHVSAGCGTNRYTPVRFACPPEATLLTLTPRA, via the coding sequence ATGCGCGCACGCTACGGAGTTCCCCTGAAAGTCGCTGCGGCCGGTGCGGCGGTCGGCGCCGCCGGTCTCGCCTACGCCGCGGGGTTCGAAGCCCGCTCGTTCCGCCTCCGCCGGGTGACCGTACCGGTACTCCCGCCCGGTGCACGCCCGTTGCGCGTACTCCAGATCTCGGACGTCCACATGGTCAGCGGCCAGCGCAAGAAGCGCGCCTGGCTCCAGTCCCTGGCCGGGCTCCGCCCGGACTTCGTCGTCAACACGGGCGACAACCTCTCGGACCCCGAGGCGGTGCCCGAGCTGCTGGACGCGCTGGGCCCCCTCATGGAGCTCCCGGGGGTCTATGTCTTCGGCTCGAACGACTACTACGGCCCCAAACTCCGCAACCCCGTGCGCTATCTCAAAGAGAAGGCGGCGGGGAAGCACGGGCTCAACGGGAACGCCCCGGCGACGAACGTGGTCCACAACCCGTGGGAGCCGATGCGCGACGCGTTCGACGACGCGGGTTGGATCGGTCTCTCCAACACCCGCGGACGGCTGAAGCTCGACGGTCTGGACATCGCGTTCACCGGCCTGGACGACCCCCACATCAAGCGGGACAGGTACGCCGAGGTCTCCGGCGGCCCCGAGACGGGTGCCGACCTCTCCATCGGCGTGGTCCATGCCCCGTACCTGCGCTCGCTGGACGCGTTCACGAAGGACGGCTACCCGCTGATCCTGGCCGGTCACACGCACGGCGGGCAGCTCTGCATTCCCTTCTACGGCGCACTGGTCACCAACTGCGACCTGGACACCGACCGGGTGAAGGGCCTCTCCAGCCACACGGCGGACGGCAACCGGGCCTACCTCCACGTCTCGGCCGGCTGCGGCACGAACCGCTACACCCCGGTCCGCTTCGCCTGCCCCCCGGAGGCGACCCTGCTCACGCTGACCCCGCGGGCGTGA